The segment gtaaaatgcAGTCAGTACGGCTTCTGACAGTTACTAACATCTTATTCTGTGTCTTTAACAGGAAAGGGACGCTGGTGAGATCCACTGTGCTGGTGTTTATAGGAGGAGCTCTTATGGGCTTCAGCAGAGCATGCAGGTTGCCAGCGATGGTCATCATTGGACGCTTCATCACAGGAGTTCACTCAGGTAGGCCCGCCCGATTCCTCAATGACCGGAATGAATCCCAGTGTCTCATCCTCAAAGTAAAACAGAAATTAGCAGCATTATAAATGTAAGAAAAGGGAagttttagctgcttttttatATACTATAGACTTGAGAATTGAGTCTGATGGCTTGCAGTTTACAATGGAAGTGCTTCTGATGTCTTCTGTTCATTATATCTTTTCTATGCAATACtaactgggttttttttacccattttaTAAATAGTCctcttccactcaaaaatgtgtttggctTATTGTCATGTCACccggatgtttgagcttcactgcgcagaatgatgtatgtgcagagtttgacactagaagactgttttcacattcatctgctgaaagtggaaagtttttctgtgctcaatgtgaatctgagtttaaggcgagcatgatttgtgatatcacaactagtttggagccaatcatggtccagtatgcaactgacacaagtgtgatgtggaaacttgaagcctccagtgcgcaaacactgagaatagactttacagtgaaggaggagacaaaCTTGTcaagtgaaaaatatttgtatattcatagattatagatttttcaatgagggagataaatatgtttataaatCTTGTCTGGAGGGAATATTTAAGGTGCACATGCTAGTAAACAAAACTAGGCATAAATAACTGTTGTTGGAGACAAACTTTGGAAAAATCTCActtatgatgaaaataattaaaaaaaaacatacattaaagTTGTGTCAGTggtgatctctctctctctctctctctctctctctctctctctctctctctctctctccgtttcAACAGGTATCTCTCTCAGCGTTGTGCCGATGTACCTCGGTGAGATCGCCCCCAAGAACCTGCGAGGCTTCCTGGGCCTCGTTCCCAGCATCCACATTTGTCTCGGGGTCTTCATCGCTCAGATCCTGGGGCTCCATGAAACGCTGGGAAAGGTACTGACATCATGTCATTAAACCTCCACACAGGTCGACTCCATCACCTGGTTGTGAACTCTCAAATGTCGTTTGGCCTCAATTATTCAATCAATACTTGACATAGTTCAGATTTTTGATATAAGATGAAGTTCTGGTAGTGATTTATAGGGACAGATTATTAGCTCAGGTAGCTAGTCCTGTCTTCAGTTGTCTATTTGGTTCTGTGTGTAACATGTTCAGCTGGCCTTCagctctcctcttcctccttcatatTTCTACCTCTTGTATGCAGTAGATCTGGATCAGCCGACACTCTTTCCATCCGCCCACACTTACGTCTGATAGAGAGGAGGCAGGAATGCTAATGTTTGGAACAGCTGCACAGAAAAATGAAGCTAAAATAAGACAAAGGATTTCAAAGATTTTAGTCTGCCAAGACCTTATCACTCTCTACTTTTTGGTTCATCCCATCTGGAGAGGCTTTTACATCCTTTTTTAGATGATATACGTGTTAGAGATGATATGTGGAATAGTGAAAGCTGCTGTATATAATCTTGAATTATCtgtataaatacacatacatctgtataaatattttttcttaacagttttaaatgttgtgttttccacACAGGAAGAGCACTGGCCTCTACTCCTGTCCCTTGTGGTGTTTCCTACCATGGTACAGCTgatgctgttgccatggtttccAGAGAGTCCGCGGTACCTGTTGATAGAGAAGGGAAACGTTCACGCCACTATTGCAGGTAAGAAAGTGGATTCTTAATATTCTTCACttctaaatgtttaaaaatatttgatcACATGATGTAAAGACTCATAATTTCTCTTAACAACCTACAATTCTTCTTTAAAATGATCATCATTCAAAGATCATCACATAAAATCCCATCTCTGCTGTATGAATGTATAAATGTCCACGTTGTGCAGCTCAGCTCCTTATTTAAATTACTTGACTTACTGTACATGTCACAATGTGCTTCACATGCTTTAAACTTAGATTAAAGCTGAAACTTTAAATGCTCAATTCAACTTTGTTTATCTGCTTTACAGCTAAATATGGAAATAGCCATTTGAAAAGTCAAAGAATAGGATTTTTAATTGCTAAAACGTGTCAGCTAATACAGTGTGGGTTGTAGCCAGAAATTTCTGTAGCGCAGGTTCATTGATTAGATGATGTTTGATGACAAATTTAAGTCAGTTTGCTTGCTGGAGCAATCTGCATCTAATGATGGAAAAAATGGTTGTCAGCTCTTGTCATGGCATGCATTAAATGTACGGAGGTGACTGAACCTGTCAATGTTACTCTGTTTCATAATTTTGATATCAAagcttctttcctttcttctctaAAGTGAATTTTTATTGGTCTTCCAGACTAGTAAAAGCCTTTCTTTCTGTGCACCCTGTCTCTTTCCTCTAGCCCTGAAGTGGTACCGCACTAAAGGAAACATCCAGGCGGAGGTTGAGGAGATGCAGGAGGAGCAGCGTTCACTGTCCTCCATCCAGACTATCTCCGTCCGTGGCCTGCTCATGGACCGCTGTGTTCGCTGGCAGGTCATCACCATTGTGGTGGTCAACATCGGCATGCAGCTGTCTGGCATTGATGCGGTGAGTGGGGAAAAGCATCGTTGCCTTTTTCcgtctttgtgtgtatgcacagtCTTTGCACATCCACAATGACAGCACAATTATATGAGAGTTCCCAGCTGTGCTCCTCCCATCTGTACTCTCTCCTGTCCATACATCACAGTCCCACATGCAGCCACTGAGTGACTAAGCAGGGGGCAACGGGACCACGCCTCATTATCTCCTGGTCTTCTCTCTTAGCGCTGCCTCACATACAGTAGGGAGGTCCACCCATCctccacacagacaaacacattcttgTACTCATTGCTCCATGTGGATGGAAGCTCTAGGCATGCAGGCTCACATGTTAGCACCATTTCCCAGCAGGGGTACACCCCGCTGAGTCCCACTGTCCCAGCTGTTCCAGTCAGGAGCACTGGGAGGCTTCAAACATGCAGAGGAACAAACATGTAATCTCAGTGTGCAATAAATCTGTTacacaaaatgcaaaatatgaTTTTTCAAGAGAGTTTAAGGCAAAAATGTGCACGTTGTTCCTATGATCTTGGGTATTTCTAATGTCTCTGGCACAGACAGCAATAAGACGAACAAGTTACAAGATGATcagcaagaaaaaataaaggatCTGACCCTTTGACAGTGAATGTAACACCAATTTTGTGGAGTTATGATGGGGATGTGCATATCTGGAACCTGTCTATAACAAAGACAGAATTTTGACAGATTTATTTCTCCTGCACCTTCACCAGTCCATCAATCTACAGTTAAGTTATTACTGTAGCTATCTCAGTGGTGACTtcataaaacagcagctgtttcaGGTCGTGACTAGCTGAGCAACAAGGACCACTTGTTCTCTTAGTTCTTTTGTTTGATTGGGATCTAGCTGAAAGGTGGAGAGTCATGAGTGGTCAGTTTTCACTTGGATTCCAATGCATTGAGAGCGAGAGCTTTGTTCCTTCATTTTGCATGAAGTCAAGCTCATTCATGTTGGCTGTGAACTAATAAGGCTGCACTTGGTCCCGTCTCTTCTTCTTAAGAACAGTTTCTTGAAGCAGGGTGAAGGTTACTGTCAAGAATGGTATTTCTGCACTTTTGCAGATGTTGTCCTTTTGGCATTCAAGTGTAATGCAAACCAGAGCAGTCTGCAGTGGAGTGTGACACAGTCAGAGACAAGGTTCATGGCATTAAACATGCATTTAAGGATGGGTTGATTGAGAAATACGAGATCATTTTGCCCGAGGGAAGTATGAGTCCATTGGGCTTGATTTACAATGAAACAGTAGCCATAATGAAGAGCAGGAACACAAAACACCATTACGACACCGAAAATGCCTGTTTTGAGCAAAACTATCTCAAAAACATGGaggaaagaaacacagaacTGAGTCAGTTGAAGTCTTGATATCAAgattaattttaaaatcaaacattttcaacatgaaTGCAGTGTCTCCATCTGGCAATCACACCTTTTTTATGCTCAAGTTCAAAGACTTACACAACTAAGGTGTCACATGCccattaatacagaaatgctgttCATGTACAGACCTGTGCagtttttgtactgaaatattATCATGTAATGCACCCTGACTGGACCTTTGATGCAGTGGAAATTTATCAAGTGGACATCTAAGACTTGTGGCCATAAGTATCAACATATTCACAGAGCGTTACACAGCTCACTCGCTGTGACAGGAGAATTAGCCCAAAGATGCAAGAAGATTTTAGAGTTGAGTTGCTGAGTCTTTGAGTTGCAAATGCATGATGCCCTCAAGGTGCCTCTGTCTGGcctcagagggaaaaaaatgctcCACGCATCCTGTTGCCATCACAAGACTTACTTAAAATATGAAGATGGACAGAagattaatgaaaaatgaaatatggaAATAGAAAAACTGTTTCAGGCTACAATTCTATCCAGAAAGTCACCAGTGTGGATTTCAGTTCAGTGAGGAAGAACTATAGCACATTATTTTATAGGTTTTCGAGACAATGTGTTTCAAGAAAAATATATCTGGTCCCaactcttttacttttttaaaattgttggTGTTTTAATATaggcatgtgtgtatgcatactTGTAGGCTGCAATGGTGATGAATCACTACACATATGGTTACTAAATCAACAAGACAGCGTTTAACCGCACCGATCACGATCTTGTCCACACCTCATCAATGATGGATGTTGCATCAGCAAAGTGTGATTAATGAGAATACACAAATTAATTTCAAGGGGAGCACTTGTCAGAAGTCCATACTGATGAAACACCGTATCTCAAATGCATGAGTGATGGTCAGTCTGATGATAATGATCACTATGATGAATCACGTGGAAACACCAAATAagcagagtgaaaaaaaaaaaagacaaactcagAGTTTCAAAGcatctgtctatgtgtgtggatgtgtatatgtgtgtggtcCAACACTTTTAATATATTCATCAACTTCCTGTCGCTGTCAATTTCAGATCTGGTTTTACACAAATGACATATTTAAGAACGCAGGAATCCCAGAACCTCATATTCAGTACACAACAGTGGGAACTGGTGCCATTGAGGTCATCTCTGGGATGCTGGGGGTGAGTAAACATCATCACACTTAAAACACTAAGATGACATCAGTATATcactattatatattatacatactgTTTATATTGCCTCCTATGGTGTGCTTAAATGACTTGCTCTGGTTTTAAATTGTCAGTTTATAGTCTGTTCCTCGACTATTATCTTATAGACTGAATAATAAGCGGCAGAGttgtgaaaatatataaaaaaacaaatataatcaTAATCATCAAATGAAATTAATCTTACTTGCACAGTTGATACTTATTAATTCTGCAAGAGAttgatttttaatgtatatTCTAAGCAAAGACAAAATagtttctcatgttttatctAAATTATAGTAATATGCCAAACTTTTACTTGAATATATGTATTTATCAGGGACAGTACACATTAATTACCATCATTATGATGTAAATGTTCCAGATTTGGCCAAAAGGCTTATTGTTTGTAGTGCTTCATACACCAGTAAGCATCAAACGGTCTATAATGAATAATCAGAGGATAAAAAAGTCAAGTGTTTCTTATGTCTGGATGACGTCTCATGTTGCCCGCCAATGACAGCAGGTCCTGCCTCTCTGTCCATCTTGCAGTGTTTTACTATCGAGCGTCTGGGCAGGAGATCTCTGATGATTGGTGGTTTCCTCTTCATGGGATTCTGCTGTGCTGGGATCACTGTGTCCGTCCTCTACCAGGTAGAGTGTCATCTAAACATGCTGCTGGTGGAGGAATTTATTACATTAACTTGCAGACTGTAGCATACTGTAGGACATGTGGagcattgttttttattgcagaTGAGATCGTTATCAGatttacataaaattacatCTGTGTCTAATTTAAGATGGGTTTCCCCAAATTTTGTTCGCTCACAAGTAGGTgattaattgacagaaaatgaatcgccaactattttgataactgattgagtcattttttaaggaaagaAAATCCAAATTTTGTGATTCCAGGTTcccaaatatgaatattttctggtttatttagtcttctatgatggcaaactaaatatctttggattatGAAGCattggtcaggacaaaagacatttgaggacatgaTGTGACccacattttcaccatttttggatagttaatagaccaaacaattaatagataatgaaaataattgagtTCTAGTAACATCTATAACATCTATAAAAAtataagtaaattaaaaaacattaaccagattattaaataaaaagtaaagaaagtTATTTTCAGTAAACCGTTGTGAACTTCCAGTGTAGTCTGGAAAACCCCTCTTTACTTGTGAATAACGGTGCAAATTAAGAGTGTAATTATAGAACTGAATGTCAGCAGTCTTGTCACTAATGTGTTACATATGatcaaaaatgatcaaatatagaAAAATCGATGATTATGAACAACCATGAAAATTGTTAACTAATGTTTACAACTCATGACTTCAGACTCATGACTTGACTGTTTGACCAATCACAGGCGGAGCTGCCCTTCATGCGCTATATCAGTGTGGGCTGCGTTGTCGGGATCATTGCTGGCTTCTGCATAGGTCCAGGTAAACATTACAACACACCCAGAAAACACATGATGAAATTCAGATTTATTAACGTGATCCTCTATATGTCTCActtgaaaacacttttatttcaacCTGTCTAGCCTATACATTACTAGATTTGGGGTTTCCTGTGTGAAAGGTAACACTGCTCCCTGCTGGATACTTTCACAACAGCAGGCCCCCGAATCTGGAAAACCAGCAACCCTCCCTCCCTACTCCTCCTCTGACCGTGAAGATATTGTATTTCATCAGTCTTGTAAATTAAGAAATCATAAC is part of the Thunnus albacares chromosome 3, fThuAlb1.1, whole genome shotgun sequence genome and harbors:
- the slc2a15b gene encoding solute carrier family 2 member 15b, whose amino-acid sequence is MAEELLLENDGKISTHLTKSLLAVAILASFGSSMLYGFNLAVVNSPAQYIKDFYNETMIETYDWAPDEELLTVLYSLTVSIFAIGGMTGALLVGRLVTKYGRKGTLVRSTVLVFIGGALMGFSRACRLPAMVIIGRFITGVHSGISLSVVPMYLGEIAPKNLRGFLGLVPSIHICLGVFIAQILGLHETLGKEEHWPLLLSLVVFPTMVQLMLLPWFPESPRYLLIEKGNVHATIAALKWYRTKGNIQAEVEEMQEEQRSLSSIQTISVRGLLMDRCVRWQVITIVVVNIGMQLSGIDAIWFYTNDIFKNAGIPEPHIQYTTVGTGAIEVISGMLGCFTIERLGRRSLMIGGFLFMGFCCAGITVSVLYQAELPFMRYISVGCVVGIIAGFCIGPAGVPFLITAELFKQSHRPAAYTVAGCLNWLSNFTIGFVFPFLEMTMGPYCYLIFCAICFGVAIYTIIIIPETRNKTFVEISQMFAAKNNILEEELTSNGHVKMSVMNGYGTVGLHGEK